Proteins encoded in a region of the Euleptes europaea isolate rEulEur1 chromosome 3, rEulEur1.hap1, whole genome shotgun sequence genome:
- the ST13 gene encoding hsc70-interacting protein isoform X1 produces the protein MDGRKVNELRAFVKLCKQNPALLHAEELSFFREWVESMGGTIPPVPCNTTSSEKPEEAAPEEKKPEEPPNPPEPQSDESDLEIDNEGVIEPDMDEPQEMGDENIEVSDEMMDQANEKKMEAINALGEGKLEEAINLFTEAIKLNPHLAILYAKRASVFVKMQKPNAAIRDCDRAIQINPDSAQTYKWRGKAHRLLGHWEESARDLALACKLDYDEDASTMLKEVQPRAQRIAEHRRKYERKREEKEIRERMERVKKAREEHEKAQREEEARQQAGGGAQFGGFPGGFPGGMPGGMPGMGGMPGLNEILSDPEVLAAMQDPEVMAAFQDVAQNPANMSKYQNNPKVMNLIGKLSAKFGTPP, from the exons CATGGGAGGCACAATACCACCGGTTCCATGCAACACCACTTCTTCAGAGAAGCCTGAAGAG GCAGCACCAGAAGAAAAGAAGCCAGAGGAACCACCAAACCCACCAGAGCCTCAGAGTGACGAGAGTGATTTGG AAATTGACAATGAAGGAGTAATTGAACCTGACATGGATGAGCCTCAAGAAATGGGAGATGAAAATATTGAG GTGTCAGATGAGATGATGGATCAGGCCAATGAAAAGAAGATGGAAGCTATTAATGCACTAGGTGAAG GTAAACTTGAGGAAGCCATTAATTTGTTCACAGAAGCTATCAAATTGAATCCTCATCTGGCTATTCTGTATGCCAAACGAGCCAG TGTTTTTGTGAAAATGCAGAAGCCAAATGCTGCCATTAGAGACTGTGATAGAGCCATACAGATTAATCCTGATTCAGCACAGACATATAAATGGCGAGGGAAAGCTCACAG ACTGCTAGGTCACTGGGAGGAGTCTGCACGTGATCTGGCATTAGCCTGTAAACTGGATTATGATGAAGATGCCAGCACTATGCTGAAGGAGGTGCAACCACGA GCTCAAAGGATTGCAGAACATAGGAGAAAATATGAACGAAAGCGTGAAGAGAAAGAAATCCGTGAAAGGATGGAAAGGGTAAAGAAAGCCCGAGAGGAGCATGAGAAAGCTCAAAGG GAGGAAGAAGCTCGGCAACAGGCAGGAGGAGGAGCTCAGTTTGGAGGCTTCCCAG GTGGTTTTCCTGGTGGCATGCCTGGTGGGATGCCTGGAATGGGGGGCATGCCTGGTCTCAATGAAATTCTTAGTGACCCTGAAGTTCTTGCAGCCATGCAG GATCCAGAAGTTATGGCTGCTTTTCAAGATGTTGCTCAGAATCCAGCAAACATGTCTAAGTACCAGAATAACCCCAAGGTCATGAATCTCATTGGCAAACTTTCAGCCAAATTTGGAACGCCACCATAA